The following are encoded together in the Erwinia sp. E602 genome:
- a CDS encoding peptidase domain-containing ABC transporter: MFFFLQKTPLILQSETNECGLACLAMITGYFGKHVDLASARTLHGTTSHGMTLREIITAFEQVGMTARASRVELDELRSLSRPVILHWSFNHFVVLVKVTYRGAVIHDPAIGRRSISLRELSDKFTGIIMEAWPAETFDKKPLKMNVTVSDLFRGVRGLTRIFSGVLVLSALVELLSVAVPAASQFTIDTLVRSSDREGIFFVGIVVIAALLIKSAFSVVRAWILMNLRYMLGVKWAEMFFNRLIQLTLPFFEKRHTGDIASRFQSLTAIQEAFTADMVASLLDAIVIFISIAIILTYSPLLAIGPLVAAAGYAALKAVLFSIYRTRKIEHIAFEAVQSSHFLETVRAISAIKMLNLTPVRRHEWVNHVVNSTHAGNQLFKLDLMTNTAAVLLIGFSGIYVLSMGALGFDKGITTGALLAVMLYADMVITRTVKLVNAVSDFCLVSMHSQRLTDIAVSPVEKIEEERSPAQLNGHVVMRNLSFRHSPTESNIFENINIEVMPGESVAIIGPSGCGKSTFLHVLAGLYEPTNGDIFINGVSMSSIGKRAIREHVAFVMQDDKLLAGTLQKNITGFSESPDLERMAECASYAAIDEEISTFPLGYESMLGDIGSTLSGGQRQRISIARALYRQPGVLLLDEATSDLDIDNEQKITRSISRLPITRIFVAHRPEMIKSADKVFNLQLNAWVEKK; encoded by the coding sequence ATGTTTTTTTTCTTGCAAAAAACACCGCTGATTTTACAGTCAGAAACAAATGAGTGCGGGCTGGCATGTTTGGCTATGATTACGGGCTATTTCGGCAAACACGTAGATCTCGCATCTGCACGTACCCTCCATGGAACAACCAGCCACGGAATGACACTGCGCGAAATTATCACTGCATTTGAGCAGGTGGGGATGACGGCTCGCGCTTCAAGAGTAGAGCTTGACGAACTTCGCTCGCTCAGCCGTCCGGTCATTCTTCACTGGTCATTCAATCACTTTGTGGTTTTAGTGAAAGTGACGTATCGGGGGGCGGTTATTCATGATCCTGCTATTGGTCGTCGCAGTATCTCATTGCGTGAATTATCGGACAAATTTACTGGTATCATAATGGAAGCATGGCCAGCGGAAACATTCGACAAAAAACCGTTGAAAATGAATGTGACTGTATCTGACCTTTTCCGTGGAGTTAGGGGGCTGACGCGTATTTTTTCCGGTGTTCTCGTGCTTTCTGCTCTGGTGGAGCTGCTTTCTGTTGCAGTGCCCGCTGCGTCACAATTTACTATTGATACTCTTGTTCGGTCATCGGATCGTGAAGGGATATTTTTTGTCGGGATCGTAGTTATTGCTGCGCTTTTGATTAAGTCCGCTTTTTCCGTGGTGCGCGCCTGGATATTAATGAACCTTCGTTATATGCTTGGTGTGAAGTGGGCTGAAATGTTCTTTAACAGACTTATACAGCTCACTCTGCCTTTTTTTGAAAAACGGCATACTGGTGATATAGCCTCCCGTTTCCAGTCACTGACCGCCATCCAGGAAGCTTTTACGGCTGATATGGTAGCCTCCTTACTTGATGCGATTGTGATCTTCATTTCAATTGCTATCATTCTTACCTATTCACCTCTCCTGGCTATTGGTCCGTTAGTTGCTGCTGCAGGATATGCCGCCCTGAAAGCAGTCCTGTTCTCTATATACCGAACCCGTAAAATTGAACATATCGCTTTTGAAGCGGTTCAGTCATCCCATTTTCTTGAGACCGTGAGAGCTATCAGTGCTATCAAAATGCTTAACCTGACACCCGTTCGTCGACATGAGTGGGTAAATCACGTCGTCAATAGCACACATGCAGGAAACCAGCTATTTAAACTTGACCTTATGACCAACACAGCGGCCGTACTTCTGATCGGCTTCTCGGGGATCTACGTGCTTAGCATGGGCGCCTTAGGATTTGATAAAGGGATAACTACTGGTGCATTATTGGCAGTGATGCTGTATGCCGACATGGTGATAACTCGCACCGTGAAACTGGTCAACGCAGTTTCTGACTTCTGCCTGGTATCCATGCACAGTCAGCGCCTCACTGATATTGCTGTTTCACCCGTAGAAAAAATTGAGGAAGAAAGATCCCCGGCGCAGTTGAATGGACATGTTGTGATGCGGAATTTATCGTTCCGTCATTCGCCAACCGAATCTAATATATTTGAAAATATAAATATCGAGGTGATGCCCGGTGAAAGCGTAGCCATCATTGGTCCCTCTGGGTGTGGTAAGTCAACGTTTCTGCATGTGCTTGCAGGGCTGTATGAACCCACAAATGGTGATATTTTTATTAACGGGGTGAGTATGTCCAGTATCGGAAAAAGAGCTATCAGGGAACATGTCGCATTTGTCATGCAGGACGACAAATTGTTAGCGGGCACCCTACAGAAAAATATCACCGGATTTTCAGAGTCTCCGGATTTGGAGCGCATGGCTGAATGCGCCAGTTATGCAGCAATTGACGAAGAAATAAGTACGTTTCCACTGGGTTATGAATCGATGCTTGGGGATATTGGTAGTACCCTTTCAGGTGGGCAACGGCAACGTATTTCTATCGCCAGGGCGCTGTACCGACAACCCGGAGTTTTGCTGCTTGATGAGGCAACAAGTGACCTTGATATTGACAACGAGCAAAAAATTACCCGTTCTATTAGTCGTCTGCCAATAACCCGTATTTTTGTTGCTCATCGGCCCGAAATGATTAAGTCAGCAGACAAAGTCTTTAACCTTCAGCTTAATGCATGGGTCGAGAAGAAGTGA